One window of the Acinetobacter equi genome contains the following:
- the rpoC gene encoding DNA-directed RNA polymerase subunit beta' yields the protein MKDLLDIMRKKTDSDGHAPVEFDRIRIGLASPEMIKSWSHGEVKKPETINYRTFKPERDGLFCAKIFGPVKDYECLCGKYKRMKYKGVICEKCGVEVTTAKVRRERMGHIELASPVAHIWFLKSLPSRIGLLLDMTLRDIERVLYFESYVVTDPGMTPFEKYQLLNDEEYFNALEEHGDEFVAKMGAEAVQDLLKDIDLENEISRLREEIPNTTSETKLKKASKRLKLMEAFKESNNKPEWMVLTVLPVLPPDLRPLVPLEGGRFATSDLNDLYRRVINRNNRLKRLLDLAAPDIIVRNEKRMLQESVDALLDNGRRGRAITGSNKRPLKSLADMIKGKQGRFRQNLLGKRVDYSGRSVITVGPNLRLHQCGLPKKMALELFKPFIFAKLQASGQATTIKAAKKMVERETPEVWDVLASVIRQHPVMLNRAPTLHRLGLQAFEPTLIEGKAIRLHPLVCAAFNADFDGDQMAVHVPLTLEAQLEARALMMSTNNILSPANGEPIIVPSQDVVLGLYYITRDAINAKGEGMVFADTDEVNRALATGQVDLHARVKARVHQTVIDEDGNREQQTIVVDTTPGRCLLWEVVPKGMDFQQINVEMTKKNISKIINSCYRKLGLKDTVIFADQLMYLGFRQATRSGVSVGMEDMLIPPTKQAIIEKAETEVREIEHQFEQGFVTAGERYNKVVDIWARTNDQVAKAMMDNLSYTTVKNKQGEDEKQKSFNSIYMMSDSGARGSAAQIRQLAGMRGLMAKPDGSIIETPIKANFREGLTVLQYFISTHGARKGLADTALKTANSGYLTRRLVDVAQDLVITEPDCGTLSGLVMTPFIQGGDVIENLGTRVLGRVIAEDVKKPGTEEVLLPRNTLIDEKLAVFLEDNGVDEVKVRSVVSCESTFGVCAKCYGRDLARGHLVNPGESVGVMAAQSIGEPGTQLTMRTFHVGGAASRTSAANSVQVRNKGTVRFHNVKTVQHAKGHLVSVSRSGEIGIADDIGRERERYKLPYGASILLKDGDIVEAGGVVATWDPHTHPLVTEVAGKVRFSQIADGVTVTTKTDDATGMSTIEILPVTSRPASGKDLRPAVVLDTVDGGEQFYFLPQNTILQVRDGETIGVGDVIGRVPQETSRTRDITGGLPRVADLFEARKPKEHAILAEVSGVVSFGKETKGKNRLVITPDDGSEIYEELIPKWRTINVFEGEHVNRGETISDGPQNPHDILRLKGEVALTNYIVNEVQDVYRLQGVKINDKHIEVIVRQMLRKVDITDGGDTSFIKGEQVDYIRVVSENQAVLAQNKFPAKFERQLMGITKASLSTDSFISAASFQETTRVLTEAAVTGKEDDLRGLKENVVVGRLIPAGTGLAYHLERRRQEAEAAEIELQNDFSDVDQALSQAFNEEFNNGL from the coding sequence TTGAAAGACTTGCTCGATATCATGCGCAAAAAGACGGATTCTGATGGTCATGCTCCAGTTGAGTTCGACCGCATCCGTATTGGTCTTGCGTCACCAGAAATGATTAAGTCATGGTCTCATGGTGAAGTTAAAAAGCCAGAGACAATTAACTATCGTACGTTCAAACCAGAACGTGATGGTTTATTCTGCGCCAAAATTTTTGGACCAGTAAAAGATTATGAATGCTTGTGTGGTAAATACAAGCGTATGAAATATAAAGGCGTCATTTGTGAAAAATGTGGCGTTGAAGTAACAACTGCGAAAGTTCGTCGTGAACGTATGGGTCACATTGAGCTTGCTTCACCAGTTGCACACATTTGGTTCTTGAAATCACTTCCTAGCCGTATTGGTCTTCTTTTAGACATGACGCTACGTGATATCGAACGCGTATTGTATTTCGAATCTTATGTAGTAACTGATCCAGGTATGACTCCATTTGAGAAATACCAACTTCTTAACGATGAAGAATACTTCAATGCGTTAGAAGAGCACGGTGATGAATTCGTTGCGAAAATGGGTGCAGAAGCAGTTCAAGACTTGTTAAAAGACATCGATCTTGAAAACGAAATTTCACGTCTTCGTGAAGAAATTCCAAATACAACTTCAGAAACTAAGCTTAAAAAAGCATCTAAACGTTTGAAGTTAATGGAAGCGTTCAAAGAGTCTAATAACAAACCAGAATGGATGGTGCTAACTGTATTACCAGTTCTTCCACCAGATCTTCGTCCATTAGTACCTCTTGAAGGTGGTCGTTTCGCGACTTCTGACTTGAATGATCTTTATCGTCGTGTAATTAACCGTAATAACCGTTTAAAACGCCTTCTTGACCTTGCAGCGCCAGATATTATCGTACGTAACGAAAAACGTATGTTACAAGAATCTGTAGATGCATTGTTAGATAACGGTCGTCGTGGTCGTGCAATTACAGGTTCTAATAAACGTCCTCTTAAATCTTTGGCAGATATGATCAAAGGTAAACAAGGTCGTTTCCGTCAAAACTTACTTGGTAAGCGTGTTGACTACTCTGGTCGTTCTGTAATTACAGTAGGTCCAAACCTTCGTTTACACCAATGTGGTCTTCCGAAGAAAATGGCACTTGAATTATTCAAGCCATTTATCTTTGCTAAGCTACAAGCTTCAGGTCAAGCGACAACCATTAAAGCTGCGAAGAAAATGGTTGAGCGTGAAACTCCAGAAGTTTGGGACGTTCTTGCATCTGTAATTCGTCAACATCCAGTAATGTTGAACCGTGCGCCAACACTTCACCGTTTAGGTCTTCAAGCATTTGAACCTACACTTATTGAAGGTAAGGCAATCCGTCTTCACCCACTCGTATGTGCTGCGTTTAACGCCGACTTCGATGGTGACCAAATGGCGGTACACGTTCCATTAACACTTGAAGCTCAATTAGAAGCTCGTGCGTTAATGATGTCTACAAACAACATCTTGTCTCCAGCGAATGGTGAGCCGATCATCGTACCTTCTCAGGACGTTGTCTTAGGTTTGTATTACATCACGCGTGATGCGATCAATGCCAAAGGTGAAGGCATGGTGTTTGCGGATACTGATGAAGTAAACCGTGCACTTGCTACTGGTCAAGTTGATTTACATGCTCGTGTTAAAGCACGTGTACACCAAACTGTAATTGACGAAGATGGTAACCGTGAACAACAAACGATTGTTGTGGATACTACGCCAGGACGTTGTTTACTTTGGGAAGTTGTACCAAAAGGTATGGATTTCCAACAAATTAACGTTGAAATGACGAAGAAAAACATTTCTAAGATCATCAACTCTTGCTACCGTAAGTTAGGTCTAAAAGATACAGTAATCTTTGCTGACCAATTGATGTACTTAGGCTTCCGTCAAGCAACTCGTTCAGGTGTATCAGTAGGTATGGAAGACATGCTTATTCCACCTACAAAGCAGGCAATTATTGAAAAAGCTGAAACTGAAGTTCGTGAAATTGAACATCAATTCGAGCAAGGTTTCGTAACTGCTGGTGAACGTTATAACAAAGTTGTCGATATTTGGGCACGTACAAACGACCAAGTAGCGAAAGCGATGATGGACAACTTGTCTTACACCACTGTGAAAAACAAACAGGGTGAAGATGAGAAGCAAAAATCATTCAACTCAATCTACATGATGTCTGATTCTGGTGCCCGTGGTTCGGCAGCTCAGATTCGTCAGCTTGCTGGTATGCGTGGTTTGATGGCGAAACCGGATGGTTCGATCATTGAAACTCCAATTAAAGCAAACTTCCGTGAAGGTTTGACAGTACTTCAGTACTTCATTTCAACACACGGTGCACGTAAAGGTTTGGCCGATACAGCACTTAAAACAGCTAACTCTGGTTACTTAACTCGTCGTTTAGTTGACGTTGCACAAGACTTAGTAATTACTGAGCCTGATTGTGGTACGTTATCTGGTCTTGTAATGACTCCATTCATTCAAGGTGGTGATGTAATCGAGAACTTAGGTACTCGAGTACTGGGTCGTGTTATTGCTGAAGATGTGAAAAAACCTGGAACTGAAGAAGTTCTTCTTCCACGTAATACATTGATTGATGAAAAATTAGCTGTATTCCTCGAAGACAATGGTGTCGACGAAGTGAAAGTACGTTCAGTTGTTTCTTGTGAATCTACATTCGGTGTATGTGCGAAATGTTACGGTCGTGACCTTGCTCGCGGTCATTTGGTAAACCCAGGTGAATCTGTGGGTGTAATGGCTGCTCAATCAATTGGTGAGCCAGGTACACAGTTAACAATGCGTACATTCCACGTGGGTGGTGCTGCAAGCCGAACTTCTGCTGCGAACAGTGTACAAGTACGTAACAAAGGTACAGTACGTTTCCACAATGTGAAAACTGTTCAACATGCGAAAGGTCACTTAGTATCTGTTTCACGTTCAGGTGAAATTGGTATTGCTGATGATATTGGTCGTGAGCGCGAACGTTATAAGCTTCCTTATGGTGCATCAATTCTTCTTAAGGATGGTGATATCGTAGAAGCTGGAGGGGTTGTTGCAACTTGGGATCCGCATACACATCCATTGGTAACAGAAGTTGCAGGTAAAGTACGTTTCAGCCAAATCGCTGATGGTGTGACTGTTACGACTAAGACTGATGATGCAACAGGTATGTCGACAATTGAAATCTTACCAGTGACTTCACGTCCTGCATCTGGTAAAGATTTACGTCCAGCAGTTGTATTAGACACAGTTGATGGTGGTGAACAATTCTACTTCTTACCACAAAATACGATCCTTCAGGTTCGCGATGGTGAGACGATTGGTGTTGGTGACGTTATTGGTCGTGTGCCACAAGAAACTTCACGTACTCGTGATATTACCGGTGGTCTTCCACGTGTAGCTGACTTGTTCGAAGCTCGTAAACCAAAAGAGCATGCAATCCTTGCAGAAGTGTCAGGTGTTGTAAGCTTTGGTAAAGAGACTAAAGGTAAGAACCGTCTTGTAATCACTCCAGATGATGGCTCTGAGATTTACGAAGAGTTAATTCCGAAGTGGCGTACGATTAACGTGTTCGAAGGTGAGCATGTAAACCGTGGTGAAACTATCTCTGACGGCCCACAAAACCCACATGACATTTTACGTCTGAAAGGTGAAGTGGCGTTGACTAACTACATCGTGAACGAAGTTCAAGACGTTTACCGTCTACAAGGTGTAAAAATCAACGATAAACACATTGAAGTTATTGTTCGTCAAATGCTTCGTAAAGTTGATATCACAGATGGTGGTGATACAAGCTTTATTAAGGGTGAGCAAGTTGATTACATCCGTGTTGTTAGTGAAAACCAAGCTGTTCTTGCACAAAACAAGTTCCCAGCGAAGTTTGAGCGTCAATTGATGGGTATTACTAAAGCATCGCTTTCTACTGACTCATTTATCTCTGCTGCATCATTCCAGGAAACAACTCGTGTGTTAACTGAAGCTGCTGTAACAGGTAAAGAAGATGACTTACGTGGTCTGAAAGAAAACGTTGTTGTAGGTCGCTTGATTCCTGCTGGTACAGGTTTGGCTTATCATTTAGAGCGTCGTCGTCAAGAAGCAGAAGCTGCTGAAATTGAGCTTCAAAATGATTTTTCTGATGTAGATCAAGCTTTAAGTCAGGCATTTAATGAAGAATTTAATAACGGTTTATAA
- a CDS encoding Na+/H+ antiporter family protein has protein sequence MFAILTAIAVMFGLSLARVPVVFALILGAITGGLLAGLGLQGTLDAFNGGLGKGAQIALAYGVLGAFALALARSGLPDLLAYKLITKLKGTSNQKAQNRVKYLIFSTVAIAAIFSQNVIPVHIAFIPVLIPPLLIVFNHLKLDRRLIACILTFGLVGTYMLVPVGFGAIFLNDILGQNINTFGQAYGFAITYDQIPAAMALPVFGMFIGLLIAIFFTYRKPREYKDIHIDAPSETISGKMTKAGEKPEVASFTLFMAGVAIVLTLVVQLYSDSMILAGLVGVAILSCAGIFKWNEADDVIVSGMRMMALVGFIMISAQGFAAVIEATNQVPALVEASVQWIGESKGLAAFLMLLIGLLITLGIGSSFSTVPILAIIYVPLCLQFGFSPAATIAIIGTAAALGDAGSPASDSTLGPTSGLNMDGQHDHMWDSVVPTFIHYNIPLMIFGWIAAMTL, from the coding sequence ATGTTTGCAATTCTTACTGCTATTGCGGTCATGTTTGGCTTGTCTTTAGCGCGAGTGCCAGTTGTATTTGCATTAATCTTAGGTGCAATTACTGGCGGATTATTAGCAGGTTTAGGACTACAAGGAACGCTAGATGCATTTAATGGAGGCTTAGGTAAAGGGGCCCAAATTGCACTTGCTTATGGTGTATTAGGTGCATTTGCTTTAGCCTTGGCTCGTTCTGGATTACCTGATTTATTAGCTTATAAATTGATTACGAAGCTAAAAGGAACTTCGAATCAAAAAGCCCAAAACCGTGTAAAGTATCTTATCTTTTCAACAGTCGCTATTGCTGCGATCTTCTCTCAAAATGTAATTCCAGTACATATTGCTTTTATTCCAGTATTGATTCCACCTTTATTAATTGTATTCAATCACTTGAAGCTTGACCGACGTTTAATTGCATGTATTTTAACGTTTGGTCTTGTGGGAACATATATGTTAGTTCCTGTGGGTTTTGGTGCAATTTTTCTAAATGATATTTTAGGGCAGAACATCAATACTTTTGGTCAAGCGTACGGGTTTGCTATCACATATGATCAAATTCCTGCTGCAATGGCTTTGCCTGTATTTGGTATGTTTATTGGTTTATTGATTGCAATATTTTTTACTTATCGTAAACCACGAGAATATAAAGATATTCATATTGATGCACCGAGTGAAACAATTTCAGGAAAAATGACAAAAGCGGGTGAAAAACCAGAGGTTGCAAGCTTTACGTTATTTATGGCTGGGGTAGCAATCGTATTAACTTTAGTTGTTCAACTGTATTCAGATTCCATGATTCTAGCTGGATTAGTAGGTGTTGCTATACTAAGTTGTGCAGGTATTTTTAAGTGGAATGAAGCTGATGATGTGATTGTCTCTGGTATGAGAATGATGGCATTAGTTGGTTTTATTATGATTTCTGCTCAAGGTTTTGCTGCAGTTATTGAGGCGACAAATCAAGTACCAGCATTGGTTGAAGCATCTGTTCAGTGGATTGGTGAGAGTAAAGGTCTTGCTGCTTTTCTGATGTTATTAATTGGTTTATTAATTACGTTAGGCATCGGTTCATCATTTTCAACAGTACCAATTTTGGCCATTATTTATGTTCCATTATGTTTGCAATTTGGTTTTAGCCCCGCAGCAACAATTGCAATTATTGGTACAGCCGCAGCATTAGGTGATGCAGGTTCTCCAGCATCAGATTCTACACTTGGTCCAACATCTGGTTTAAATATGGATGGTCAACATGATCATATGTGGGATAGTGTTGTTCCAACCTTTATTCATTACAACATCCCATTAATGATTTTTGGGTGGATTGCGGCAATGACACTTTAA
- the rplL gene encoding 50S ribosomal protein L7/L12, which translates to MALTNEEILNAVAEKTVLELVELISAFEEKFNVSAAAVAVAAAPGAAAAAEEQSEFNVELTSFGANKVAVIKAVREATGLGLKEAKDLVESAPSVLKEAVSKEEGEELKKKLEEAGATVTLK; encoded by the coding sequence ATGGCTTTAACTAACGAAGAAATCTTAAACGCAGTTGCTGAAAAAACTGTTCTTGAACTTGTTGAACTTATTTCTGCATTCGAAGAAAAATTCAACGTATCTGCTGCTGCTGTAGCTGTTGCCGCTGCTCCTGGCGCTGCTGCTGCTGCTGAAGAACAATCAGAATTCAACGTTGAGTTGACTTCTTTCGGTGCTAACAAAGTTGCTGTAATTAAAGCAGTTCGTGAAGCTACTGGTCTTGGTCTTAAAGAAGCTAAAGATCTTGTTGAAAGCGCTCCTTCAGTTCTTAAAGAAGCTGTTTCTAAAGAAGAAGGCGAAGAACTTAAGAAAAAACTTGAAGAAGCTGGTGCTACAGTTACACTTAAGTAA
- the rpoB gene encoding DNA-directed RNA polymerase subunit beta, with the protein MAYSYTEKKRIRKNFGKLPSVMDAPYLLAIQVDSYRTFLQDGKSPKNREDIGLQAAFRSVFPIESYSGNAALEFVEYSLGKPEFDVRECILRGSTYAAPMRVKIRLILKDRETKSIKDVREQEVYMGEMPLMTDNGTFVINGTERVIVSQLHRSPGVFFDHDKGKTHSSGKVLYSARIIPYRGSWLDFEFDAKDLVYVRIDRRRKLLATVILRALGYNDEQILDLFYEKVPVYLDMGSYQIDLVPERLRGEMAQFDITDNEGKVIVEQGKRINARHVRQMEAAGLEKLSVPDEYLYERITAENLTLRDGEVIAANTVLSHDVMVKIAEGGIKEFNILFTNDIDRGSFIADSLRADTTTGREEALVEIYKVMRPGEPPTKEAAENLFNNLFFSSERYDLSPVGRMKFNRRLGRPYEVGTDQKSREVEGILSNEDITDVLKTLVEIRNGKGEVDDIDHLGNRRVRSVGEMTENQFRVGLVRVERAVKERLSQAETDNLSPQDLINAKPVAAAIKEFFGSSQLSQFMDQNNPLSEITHKRRVSALGPGGLTRERAGFEVRDVHQTHYGRVCPIETPEGPNIGLINSLSVYAKCNNFGFLETPYRRVVNGRVTDDVEYLSAIEEVGTVIAQADSAMDKDGNLIEEVVSVRHQGEFVRMPPEKVTHMDVSAQQVVSVAASLIPFLEHDDANRALMGSNMQRQAVPTLIADKPLVGTGMEANVAHDSGVCVIAKRGGRIEFVDASRVVIRVNEDEMIAGEAGVDIYNLIKYTRSNQNTCINQKVLVNLGDKVGRGDVLADGPSTDGGELALGQNMRVAFMTWNGYNYEDSILLSERVLQEDRLTSIHIQELSCVARDTKLGAEEITADIPNVGEAALSKLDESGIVYIGAEVTAGDILVGKVTPKGETQLTPEEKLLRAIFGEKAADVKDSSLRVSSGVKGTVIDVQVFTRDGLEKDDRAQAIEKAQLDAYRKDLKEEFKIFEEAARERIVRLLKGQESNGGGSTKRGDKLTEDLLSGLELVDLLDIQPSDEAIAERLTQIQVFLKEKSQEIDEKFAEKKRKLSTGDELTTGVLKVVKVYLAVKRRIQPGDKMAGRHGNKGVVSNILPVEDMPHDANGVPVDVVLNPLGVPSRMNVGQILETHLGMAAKGLGDKIDKMMKEQRTVLELREFLDKIYNKVGGEQEDLDSLTDQEILTLSGNLRAGVPLATPVFDGAEESQIKDLLELGGISRTGQTILYDGRTGEQFDRPVTVGYMYMLKLNHLVDDKMHARSTGSYSLVTQQPLGGKAQFGGQRFGEMEVWALEAYGAAYTLQEMLTVKSDDVEGRTRIYKNIVDGNHYMDPGMPESFNVLTKEIRSLGINIELKNGD; encoded by the coding sequence ATGGCATACTCATATACCGAAAAGAAACGGATCCGTAAGAATTTTGGTAAATTGCCTAGCGTTATGGATGCTCCGTACCTGCTCGCGATTCAAGTCGACTCGTACAGAACATTCTTACAAGATGGCAAATCACCAAAAAACCGCGAAGATATCGGTCTCCAAGCCGCATTTCGTTCAGTTTTTCCTATTGAAAGTTATTCTGGCAATGCTGCTTTAGAATTTGTTGAGTATAGTCTTGGTAAGCCTGAGTTTGATGTACGCGAATGTATTCTTCGTGGCTCAACTTATGCTGCACCAATGCGTGTAAAAATTCGTTTGATCCTAAAAGATCGTGAAACGAAATCAATTAAAGATGTACGTGAGCAAGAAGTTTACATGGGCGAAATGCCTCTGATGACTGATAACGGTACATTTGTAATTAACGGTACTGAGCGTGTAATTGTATCTCAATTACATCGTTCACCAGGTGTGTTCTTCGACCACGATAAAGGTAAAACGCACTCAAGTGGTAAAGTACTTTATTCTGCTCGTATCATTCCTTACCGTGGTTCATGGTTAGACTTTGAATTTGATGCGAAAGATCTCGTATACGTACGTATTGACCGTCGTCGTAAGTTATTAGCGACAGTTATTTTACGTGCTTTAGGTTATAACGATGAGCAAATTTTAGATTTGTTCTACGAAAAAGTACCTGTATACCTAGATATGGGTAGTTATCAAATTGACCTTGTGCCTGAACGCCTGCGTGGCGAAATGGCTCAATTCGACATCACAGACAATGAAGGTAAAGTGATTGTTGAGCAAGGTAAACGTATTAATGCACGTCATGTACGTCAAATGGAAGCTGCTGGCTTAGAAAAGCTTTCAGTTCCTGATGAATACTTATATGAACGTATTACAGCGGAAAATCTTACTTTACGCGATGGTGAAGTAATTGCTGCAAATACAGTATTAAGCCATGACGTAATGGTGAAAATTGCTGAAGGTGGCATTAAAGAATTTAATATTCTATTTACGAATGATATTGATCGTGGTTCATTCATTGCTGATTCATTACGTGCAGATACGACAACTGGTCGTGAAGAAGCACTTGTAGAAATCTACAAAGTAATGCGCCCAGGTGAGCCACCAACAAAAGAAGCAGCTGAGAACTTATTTAACAACTTATTCTTCTCTTCAGAACGTTATGACTTATCACCGGTAGGTCGTATGAAGTTCAACCGTCGTTTAGGTCGTCCTTACGAAGTTGGTACAGATCAGAAGTCACGTGAAGTTGAAGGTATTCTTTCAAACGAAGATATTACTGATGTATTAAAAACATTAGTTGAAATTCGTAACGGTAAAGGTGAAGTCGATGATATCGATCACTTGGGTAACCGTCGTGTACGTTCTGTTGGTGAAATGACAGAAAACCAATTCCGTGTTGGTCTTGTACGTGTTGAACGTGCTGTTAAAGAGCGTTTAAGCCAAGCTGAAACTGATAACTTGTCTCCGCAAGATTTAATCAATGCGAAGCCAGTTGCTGCTGCAATTAAAGAATTCTTTGGTTCAAGCCAGTTATCTCAGTTTATGGACCAAAATAACCCATTATCTGAAATTACACACAAACGTCGTGTTTCAGCACTTGGGCCTGGTGGCTTGACACGTGAGCGTGCGGGCTTTGAAGTACGTGACGTACATCAAACTCACTATGGTCGTGTATGTCCAATTGAGACTCCTGAGGGACCAAACATTGGTTTGATCAACTCTCTTTCTGTGTATGCAAAATGTAATAATTTTGGTTTCTTAGAAACACCATACCGCAGAGTTGTTAATGGTCGTGTAACTGATGATGTTGAATATTTATCTGCAATTGAAGAAGTAGGTACTGTAATTGCACAGGCCGATTCTGCAATGGATAAAGATGGCAATTTAATCGAAGAAGTTGTATCTGTTCGTCATCAAGGCGAATTCGTACGTATGCCACCAGAAAAAGTGACACATATGGATGTATCTGCTCAGCAGGTTGTATCTGTAGCGGCATCACTTATTCCATTCCTTGAACACGATGATGCGAACCGTGCATTAATGGGTTCAAACATGCAACGTCAGGCTGTTCCTACGTTAATCGCTGATAAACCACTTGTTGGTACAGGTATGGAAGCGAACGTAGCACATGACTCTGGTGTATGTGTGATCGCGAAACGTGGTGGACGTATTGAGTTTGTAGACGCTTCTCGTGTTGTTATTCGTGTAAACGAAGATGAAATGATCGCGGGTGAAGCGGGTGTAGATATCTACAACTTAATCAAATATACACGTTCAAACCAAAATACTTGTATTAACCAAAAAGTTCTTGTGAACTTGGGTGATAAAGTTGGTCGTGGTGACGTTCTTGCTGATGGTCCATCTACTGATGGTGGTGAATTAGCACTTGGTCAAAACATGCGCGTAGCATTCATGACTTGGAACGGTTATAACTACGAAGACTCGATTTTATTATCTGAACGTGTTCTTCAAGAAGATCGTTTGACTTCGATTCATATTCAAGAATTGTCATGTGTAGCACGTGATACTAAGTTAGGTGCAGAAGAAATTACTGCCGATATTCCTAACGTAGGTGAAGCTGCGCTTTCTAAACTTGATGAGTCAGGTATCGTTTACATTGGTGCTGAAGTTACTGCTGGTGACATCCTTGTAGGTAAAGTAACGCCTAAAGGTGAAACGCAGTTAACACCAGAAGAAAAATTGTTACGTGCAATTTTTGGTGAAAAAGCTGCTGACGTTAAAGATTCATCTTTACGCGTATCTTCAGGTGTTAAAGGTACTGTAATTGACGTTCAAGTGTTTACACGTGATGGTCTAGAAAAAGATGATCGTGCTCAAGCAATTGAAAAAGCTCAATTAGATGCTTACCGTAAAGATTTGAAAGAAGAATTCAAAATCTTTGAAGAGGCTGCACGTGAACGTATTGTTCGCTTGTTGAAAGGTCAAGAATCTAACGGTGGTGGTTCTACTAAACGTGGTGACAAACTTACTGAAGATTTGTTATCTGGTTTAGAACTTGTTGATTTACTTGACATTCAACCAAGTGATGAAGCAATCGCTGAACGCTTAACTCAAATTCAAGTATTCTTGAAAGAGAAGAGCCAAGAGATTGATGAGAAATTTGCAGAGAAAAAACGCAAACTTTCTACAGGTGATGAATTAACAACTGGCGTGTTGAAAGTTGTTAAAGTTTACTTAGCTGTAAAACGTCGTATCCAACCTGGTGATAAGATGGCGGGTCGTCACGGTAACAAGGGTGTTGTATCTAACATCTTACCAGTCGAAGACATGCCACATGATGCAAACGGTGTACCTGTTGATGTTGTACTTAACCCACTGGGTGTACCATCACGTATGAACGTGGGTCAGATTCTAGAAACTCACTTAGGTATGGCTGCAAAAGGTCTTGGCGATAAGATTGACAAGATGATGAAAGAACAGCGTACCGTACTTGAGCTTCGTGAATTCTTAGACAAGATTTACAACAAAGTTGGTGGCGAGCAAGAAGATCTTGATAGCTTAACTGATCAAGAAATTTTAACGCTTTCTGGTAACTTACGAGCTGGTGTTCCTTTAGCAACTCCGGTATTCGATGGTGCTGAAGAATCACAAATCAAAGATTTACTAGAACTTGGTGGCATTTCACGTACTGGTCAAACTATTCTTTATGATGGTCGTACAGGTGAACAATTCGACCGTCCAGTAACTGTAGGTTACATGTACATGTTGAAGCTTAACCACTTGGTTGATGACAAAATGCATGCTCGTTCTACAGGTTCTTATTCTCTTGTAACGCAACAGCCGCTTGGTGGTAAAGCACAATTCGGTGGTCAGCGTTTCGGTGAGATGGAGGTTTGGGCACTTGAAGCATATGGCGCAGCTTATACACTTCAAGAAATGCTTACAGTTAAGTCGGATGACGTTGAAGGTCGTACTCGTATCTATAAGAACATTGTAGATGGTAACCATTATATGGACCCAGGTATGCCTGAATCGTTCAACGTATTGACTAAAGAGATCCGTTCTTTAGGTATCAACATTGAACTGAAAAATGGTGACTAA
- the rplJ gene encoding 50S ribosomal protein L10, with protein sequence MALLIEDKKQIVAEVTEVASTAYAAVVADYQGLTVEQLTTLRVEARKLGVATRVVRNTLAKRALQDTQFSILNDNLVGPTILAFSTSEDDMGAAARLFEEFAKTNKAFELKAAAFDGKVYQGAEVSVIANLPNQEKALTMLASVLQAPISKLGRLLTALNEKNESEAA encoded by the coding sequence ATGGCTCTTCTTATCGAAGACAAAAAACAGATCGTAGCTGAGGTAACTGAAGTTGCTTCTACTGCGTATGCTGCTGTTGTTGCTGACTATCAAGGTTTAACTGTAGAGCAATTAACTACTCTACGTGTTGAAGCTCGTAAACTAGGTGTTGCTACTCGCGTAGTTCGTAACACTTTGGCTAAACGTGCTCTTCAAGATACTCAATTCAGTATTTTGAATGACAACCTTGTTGGCCCAACAATCTTAGCTTTCTCAACTTCTGAAGATGACATGGGCGCTGCTGCTCGTTTGTTTGAAGAATTTGCTAAAACTAACAAAGCATTTGAACTTAAAGCTGCTGCATTTGACGGTAAAGTGTATCAAGGTGCTGAAGTTAGCGTTATCGCGAACCTTCCAAACCAAGAAAAAGCACTTACTATGCTTGCAAGCGTTCTTCAAGCTCCTATTTCGAAATTGGGTCGCTTACTTACAGCACTCAACGAGAAAAACGAGTCAGAAGCTGCTTAA